The genomic interval GGCGCATACCGATCTGGTGTTTGCGGGCATACCACCAGATGGCCAAGGTGGCACAGATCAGGCCACCATAAAAGGTAAGCCCTGCTGGTGACAACAAATAATCACTGGGATGTTTGAGGAAATCCGACCAGTTTTCAAAAATGTCAAATAGTTTGGCACCCAGCAACCCAAATACCAGGGCAATGATCGTGATCTCCCCTACCCGGTCGTGAGGCCAGATCCGCAATTTTCTTTTTTCCGGCTTGGGAAGTTTCTGCCGATTCTTCTCCCACCATTTCAGGCCGGCAAAAAAGAGTCCAAGTATGATACCCGCCGGCCAGTTGCCAATTGTAGAGAATATGAAAGCCTGCGGATCATCGGTAGCCGATGAACTCATCAGGAATAATCCCAAAATCTTATACCCCAATAAAAAACCCAACAGAAAATTTACCAGGATCTCCGAGGTTGTGGCTGGCTTGCCCACCATCACTTCTACCTCGGTTGGTTGTAATAATTTACTCTTTCGCTTTAATTCGATCGTTAACACCACAGCGGCCAGAATAAATGCCAGGGCTACAAAGAACCCAAAACTGTTCACATACCGAAGGAAAGGAACTTCCATCCCAAACAGATCCCTGAAGACATAATAGAGGTTTGGATACATGGGGGAAAGATAGGGGATTTCGTTAAAAGCTGTTAGCAATTAGCCATTAGCTTTTAGTCCTTTTCTGATAAATAAAAAAATGTGGATAGTAAGTTACTAATAGCTAACAGCGAATTGCTAACAGCCAAAAGCATCATTTTAGCAATGTTCCTCAAATGCCGCCATCAGGTTGCTCGCGATCACCTGTGCAGGCCGTCCTTCGATCTGGTGCCTTTCGATAAAATGAACCAGTTTACCATCCTTAAAAAGGGCAATGGAAGGAGATGAAGGTGGATAAGGCAACAGGTGTTCCCTTAATTTCTTTACCGCATCCACATCAAAGCCCGCGAAGGTCGTGGTCAGGTGGTCTGGTTTTTTTGTACCATTGATCACCGCCATCAATACGCCCGGACGGGCAGTGCCGGCCGAACATCCACACACGGAATTGATCATCACCAGGGTGGTCCCGTTCTGGCCCAGTTGGGCATCCACTTCACCAGGCGTCAGTAATTCGGAAAAGCCGTTTTCAGTCAACTCTTCCTTCATCGGTATTACAATCTCTTCAGGATACATATAGTTTAGATAAAATTTTAAAATGCAAAATTATTGATTATTTGAATAACGAACCCACCTCGAAATAGTTATAAGTAATTATGGCAGAAATATTTCCGCATTTCGGAAATTCTGTCGCTTCGCACATTCAATTCCTTCCATTTCGTCACAAGAAAAACATAAAATCCGGCATGGTACAGCCTTTGACGATACTTTACCAAAACTAAAAAGTTATGACACACGTAAGATTTAATAACAGACCCAGCCTCATTGACAGCATTTTTCAGGACCTGCCGGTATTTTTCAATGAAACAACCAGCCGGATAACGGTTCCTGTGAATATTCGGGAAACAGCAGATGCCTACCAATTGGAAGTGGTGGCTCCTGGTTTTGAAAAAGCGGACTTCAAAGTCAACCTGGAGGGAAACCTCCTGACCATTTCGGTGGAAAAAACCCAGGAAAACAGGGAGGAAAAACTGTTGCGCCGGGAATATACCTTCCGGAATTTTAAGCGTTCTTTCACAATTGATGAGCAGATCGACGCAACCAGTATCCAGGCTTCCTACGTCAATGGTATACTGGCATTAAACCTTCCGAAGAAAAAAGAAGTCAAAGAAACAAGCAAAGCGATTGTTATCAACTAATAAAGCATCTAATTGTTATAAAGCATTAAGAGTTTCTCATAAGCAGTTGGTTTTGGTTTACACCCCGTCCCGATTCTTCGGGATGGGTTTTTTTATGCCTGCCCTGTTCAATTCTTTCTGGTTATATAATCCTTTATTTATAGTTATTTTGCATCCAATTAACCCCAACAAAACAATTCAAGGATGAAAAAGGCAGCCCTGATCTGGTGTTTGTTTTTCCTTTCAGAAAAGGCTTTGACCCAGGTAATTGCCCATAGGGATACCATTCCTGCTGTGGCTGTTCCGGAGAATACGGACACCCTGCTTCGGATTGTCAACCTGAATCCCTTTTTTACTCTCCATGTTGATTCTACACTTAATTATGGATTTCAGATCAATAAAGACCCGCGTGATTATTACTGGTATTTGAAAAATTCACCACTGGGTTTAAAAATCAATAAGGATAACGGGCTGATGACCTTTAAAGCGGAGAAATCATTCTTCCTGTCTGGCAAGCTTAAATATGATGTTGAATACAAGGTAAACCTGGGCGTACAGAACCTGCACAACCAACATGAATTTGTCGATACCTCCATCACGCTTGTTTTTTACAATACCGAGATCATTCCATCCCGTGTTAAACCTACGGTAAGCAGCACCCTCTCGATCGATGAGGGCGAGCCATTGAATTTCCGTGTCCTATGTGAGGCAGGCTCCTTCCCGATCGAAAATATTCTCTTTACCAGTTCTGAAACGATCTCCGGTTTCTCCCTGGTTGAAAAATGCAACGATGAATTCACGTGGACACCGGGATATGATTTTGTCCGGGACAATGATGAAAGCAAACAACGCATCCTTTACCTGAATTTTATCGGAGCCACGCGGTTCCAGGCCAAGGATACAGCTACCATCAAACTGATCGTTCGCAATGCCCTGAACTACCCCTTGGTGAATCAGGAATTTGATCAGCTTGCCGATAATATCCGGACCTATGTATTGAAATTGAAGTACACCTTTCTCCAGTTGGATAAGCGGTTAAAAAAGACAAAGTCCACCCGTACGGCCTTTGACCTGACCTCCGGAACCTCTGCGCTGGCCGGTACCATCCTGAACACCTCGAACAGCGAGGGGGCCAAGAATACAGGAAAGGTCCTTCCCAGCGTAGGTGTTGCCCTGGTTCCTGTAAAGGAGGCCGCTGCACCCACCAAGATCGTTGAGCAGAACCAGGCTTCCCTGATCCGCACCTCGATCAAACGATTGGAATATATGGTCAATGATAATATGCGGGTGGGTGACAAGGATCCGGATATTCTCAAAAAAACAGCCAAGCTCAAGGAAGAATTAAAGCAGATACAGATCCAGCTCATTGATGTACCGGTCGAGCTCACCAATAATATGTCGGCGGAAGAACTAAACCGGTATTTTACCAGTCCGAAAGTAAATAAGAAGTATCGGTTGAAGGGTGGAGCCTGATGCTCACTCGCAGCCCTGCTTCCTCCTTGTATCGATCAGGTATTGGATCTTCCATACCCCTTTTATTCGAACAAGTTGAAAGCTATTGACCCCGCAATGGCTGAACTGCCCTTTATAATAAAATTGATAGGGCGTCCATACGATGGCGAGAGGCCCATCGATGCGAATGGTTTCAAAACGTATGCGTTCATCGGCATCCCCAGGAGGAATGCTTGAGATCGAGTTGATAAAATCGACCACCTTCTCATTTTTTACATCCACCCCTTCCCTGCCACGTACAATGGTTTGCAGGATCGCGCTATCACCAAAAGTTGACCGGATCATTTCCGGATCGGCCGATTTCATGCCTTTGAAAAGTTGGTTGACAACGGCCTTTACCGAATCCTCGGCCGTGGCCGGATTTGATTGGGCCCTGCTGAATGATTGTATCAGTAAAAACGATGTTAAGAAAAGCAAAAAGCGTTTCATGTTAACGGGAATTAAGATTTAGCGGCAAAATGATTGCGGGAATAAAAGTAATTCTCTCCCGCATGAAGATGGAAAAAATTATACAAACGGTTATCCTCCTCGGTGTGATCGGGATGGCGGTGGCTTGCTGAGACCGGACTAAACGTAGCCCAGGATCTTGAGCATGCTCTGGGCAGTCTGTTCCTTGGCATAGACCCAGTCCACCAGTTTTCCATTCTTATCCTGTCCAACAATGATGTGTTTGGGGGAAGGGATCAAACAGTGTTTGATACCCCCATAACCACTTATCTGGTCCTGGTAGGCGCCTGTATGGAAGAAACCAAGATAAAGCGGTTCTCCATTATTGACCTTGGGCAGGAATACTTCGTTGATATGTTCTTCGGAGTCGTAATAATCATGGCTGTCGCAGGTGATCCCACCCAATACCACGCGTTGGTATTCTGAATCCCACTTATTGATCGGCAGCAGGAGAAAGCGTTCTCCAATGCCCCAGGTATCCGGTAAGGTGGTGATAAATGACGAATCGATCATGTACCAGTTCTCGCGGTCATTTTGCACCTTCTCACCAATCACGCTGTAAATATGCGCCATGCTCTCGCCAACTGTATAGCTACCAAATTCGGTAAAGATATTGGGCATGGGAACCTTGGCCTTTTTACAGGCCACCTTGATATTCCGCACGATCTCATTGATCATGAATTGGTAGTCGTAATTAAAGCCCAGTGAATGTTTGATGGGGAATCCACCACCGATATTGATTGAATCCAGTTCGGGGCAGATCTTCTTAAGCTGGCAATAGAGGTTGATGATCTTGTTCAACTCACTCCAGTAATAGATATCATCCTTGATGCCTTTGTTCAGGAAGATATGAAGCATTTTAAGCTGGAACTTGCTTTCATATCCTTCGATCCGGTCCACATAGAATTCAAGGATATCCTTGGCCCTGATCCCCAGCCGGGAGGTATAGAAAGGGAACGTGGGTTCTTCCTCCGCGGCGACACGGATACCTAATTTGAAAGGAACCCGGACCGACTTGGCATATTCTTTTAATTCATCCTTATTATCCAGTACGGGGATCACATTGGAAAAACCGGAATTCAATAATTGGGCAATGCGACGGGTGTACCCTTTTTGCTTATATCCGTTGCAAATGATATGGATATCCTTGGTGATCTTCTTTTTGTCGTACAGCTTTTTGATGATCTCAATATCATAAGCATAAGAGGTCTCCAGGTGGATATCGTGTTTGAGGGCTTCCTCCACCACAAAACTGAAATGGGAGCTCTTGGTGCAATAGCAATAAAAGTACTTCCCTTCATACCGGTGCTTTTTGATCGCGTTGTCAAACATCTGCTTGGCCTTCTTGATCTGCATCCCGATCTTAGGGAGATAGGACAGTTTGAGGGGTGTTCCGTACTTGTCGATCAAACCTTTGATGTCGACTCCATTGAATTCGAGATACCCATCTTTTACTTCAAAACCATCCTGGGGGAAATCAAATGTTTGCTGGACGAGGTCGTGGTAGGTATTGTTCATTTACCGGTGCTGAGATTGGAAGTGATTGTTTTAACGGGTACAAATGTAACGGATTGGTGAATTATCCGATATTTCATCTTAAAATTTTCCATTCGGGGGCTAAAAAAATAAAATCCAGCCCGCAAAGCGGGCTGGATAGGAAATCAGCTTCGTCAAGCTGAATAGCTTATTTTACCTGAGCCACGAGCGCCTTGAAGGTCTCGGGATTGTTCATGGCCAGATCAGCCAGCACCTTGCGGTCGAGCTCGATGCCATTTTTGGCCAGCTTGTTGATAAATTCAGAATAGGTCAGTCCTTCCTCACGAACGGCCGCATTGATACGGGCGATCCAGAGTTGGCGGTAAGACCTTTTCTTAAGTTTACGACCTACATAGCTATAGGTCATCCCTTTTTCTACTACGTTTTTGGCTACGGTATAGACATTCTTCCTTTTACCATAAAAGCCTTTGGCTTTCTTGAGAATCTTTTTTCTACGTGCTTTGGAAGCAGCGGAGTTTACGGAACGAGGCATATGCGAATTTTTTGACTTTTGCTACTATTACCTGTTAGCTTTTCGCTATCAGCTATAGTTTTTGATTTGATTTTCTACTTAATGCTGTTTTTACCTTATGAGCTGATAGCTAAAAGCTAATAGCCAAAGGATAAAATTTGTTACTTCAGCCTCAACAGCCTTTTCACAAAATCGAGGTTCGACTTGTGAACCGTACCGTCGATTCGCATACCTCTTTTTCGTTTAGTAGATTTCTTGGTGAGAATGTGTCGTTTGAACGACTTCTGGTGGGTGATCTTCCCGGTGCCAGTCACTTTAAAGCGCTTTTTGGCACTGGAATTCGTTTTTACCTTAGGCATTTTAGAATGCTTTAATTATGAATCCTTTGAGGCGTTCCCGGACATCCGGGACCCTTGTCGGGCCTGTTTAGGAAATGGAGCGCAAAGGTAGGAGAAAATTAGAAATAAATAAGAAATAAGGAAGATAAAATAAGGAATAAGGAAGTGACGAAATATTTTTATTAAATCATTGATAATCAATGTTAATAAAACTAAAATCCCACTTTCTTATTCCTTATTTTCTGTTCTTTATTCCTTATTTCCTATTTGTCGCCTTTCTTCTTCCCTTTTGGCACAAAGATCGCGTGCATCCGGCGGCCTTCCATCTGGGGCATATGCTCCAGAGCGCCAACCTCGGCGAGCCTTTCGGCAAACTTGAGGAGAAGGAGCTCTCCCCGGTCTTTGAACTGGATGGCACGTCCTTTAAACTGGACATAGGCTTTTACCTTATTGCCATCTTTGAGGAATTTTTCGGCGTGTTTGGACTTGAACTCGAAATCGTGTTCGTCGGTATTGGGCGTAAAGCGGATCTCCTTTACTTCGGAGGTCTTGCTTTTTGCCTTCATTTCCTTTTCCTTCTTCTTTTTGTCGTAAAGGAATTTGTTGTAGTCGATCACTTTACAAACGGGAGGAACGGCTGTGGGGGAAATTTCCACCAGATCAAGGGCTTGATCCTGAGCGATCTTCATCGCTTCCTGAATGGAGTAGACGCCCACTTCGACGTTATCGCCGACCAGGCGAACTTCCGGTACACGGATAAAATGATTGATGCGGTGTTCAGCTTCTTTGCGAGGCATGAATCGGCCTCTGTTGAATCCACCACCCGGTTTAGGTCTGTTGAAACCACCGGATCCAGCCGGTTTGAAACCACCTTTTGATACTGCCATAAAATTGGACCCTTACCCTTTTTGGGTCACCTTTTTTTTATTGATGAATCAGCTCTTTTAAGGGAAAGAGCATTCGAAACAAACTTATTCTCCTTTGCGTTCCCGGATCTCTTCGCCGATCATGTTGATGAAAGAGGCCAGGTCCATGGTACCAAGATCGCCTTTCCCCTCCTGCCCTTGCTTCCTTACGCTCACTTTTCCTTCGGAGGCTTCTTTTTCTCCCAACACCAGCATATAAGGTACCCGCATCATTTCTGTATCGCGGATCTTTTTGCCGATTTTTTCGTTCCGGTCGTCGATCTCTACACGAATATCCGCTTTTTTTAGTTGCTGAAAAACAGTTTTGCAATAGTCCTGGAATTTGTCACTGATCGGCAGGATCCTGACCTGGAGCGGTGAAAGCCAAACAGGGAGTTTACCCGCATAGTGTTCCAGCAGAAAACCGATGAACCTTTCGTGGGTTCCGAGGGGTGCCCGGTGGATGATCAAGGGGGTTTCCGCGTTATTATCCTGGGTGGTATACTCGAGTTTGAAGCTGCGGCCCTGAGAGAAATCAACCTGGTTGGTGGCCAGGGTGAATTCACGCCCGATCACGCTATAAATCTGCACATCGATCTTTGGTCCGTAAAAAGCCGCCTCGTCCTGAACTTCCACATAAGGGATATTGGACTTGATCAGCACATCCCGCACCAGGGCTTCTGTTTCCTTCCACAATTCCGGCTCATTGACGTACTTGACCCCCAGTTTTTCCGGAGAATGGAGGGATAGCCGCATCACATATTTATCAATGCCAAATATTTTGAAATATTTGAGGTACATGTCATTCACCGCTCTGAACTCATCAAAGAACTGCTCCTTTGTACAATAGATATGGGCGTCATTCATGTGCAGGCAGCGAACACGCATCAGTCCAAATAATTCCCCGCTTTGTTCATACCGGTAAACAGTTCCGTATTCGGCAATGCGATAAGGAAGGTCACGGTAACTTTTGGGTTCTGCCGCGAAAATCTTGTGGTGATGCGGACAGTTCATGGATTTGAGGTAATACTTCTCTCCTTCCATTTCCATGGGTGGGTACATGCTATCAGCATAGTAAGGCAGGTGACCACTGGTGAGGTACATGCTTTCCTTGGCAATATGCGGGGTTACCACCCTTTTGTATCCGGCTTCTGATTCGGTCTCTTTAGCTAATTTTTCCAATTCCTCGATAATGACCGTACCATTGGGCATCCACATGATCAGTCCGGGGCCCACATCATCATCCATGGTATAGATCCCCAATTCCTTGCCCAATTTGCGGTGATCGCGCTTGCGGGCTTCTTCCAGCAGGCGCAGGTGTTCATCCAGGTCTTTCTGCGCCGGGAATGTTACACCGTATAACCGGGTCAATTGTTTATTCTTTTCATCGCCTTTCCAATAGGCACCGGCGATATTGGTCAGTTTGATCGCTTTGATAAAACCGGTATGCGGAATATGCGGCCCCCGGCATAGATCCGTAAACTGACCCTGTGTATAAAAGGTGATCGCCCCATCATCCAGGTTGGCAAGAAGATCCAGTTTATAGGGATCGGCTTTGTCGGTAAAATATCCGATAGCTTCCGTTTTGGGAACCTCTTTTCGGACATAAGGGTTGTTCTGTCTGGCGAGTTCGGCCATTTTCTTTTCCAGCTTACTCAGGTCTTCCTCAGTCAGTTTCCGGTCACCCAGGTCCATATCATAATAGAATCCCTGAGGGTTTTCTGTGGCCGGTCCAACCCAAAACTTCACTCCGGGGAAGGTGGCTTCCACTGCTTCGGCCATCAGGTGGGCCGAGGAATGCCAGAAGGTCGATTTGCCTTCCTTATCGTCCCAGGTCAATAAACGAAGAGAAGCATCAGCGGAAATAGGGCGGGTGGCATCCCATACCTCTCCGTTGATTTGGGCGGCCAACACCTTGCGGGCCAACCCCTCTGAAATGGATTTGGCAACGTCCAGGGCACTCACTCCTTGCTCATACTGTCTGACTGAGCCATCCGGCAGGGTTATGTTGATCATGTAAATGATTGAAATTTAAGGGGGCAAAGGTAGCATTTTTAAAAGAAATTAACAGTGAGCAGACTCAGGATAAAACCCGAATAGCCCGCAATTGTTTAGTTTTACACCCTGATGAAAAGGAAGGTCTATTTGTTTTGTCTGTTTGCAGGGTTATTCTCCACCCAGGCTGTTCAATCGCAGGACATCACCGGGATATGGAGAGGTTACTTTATCAGTGGC from Chitinophagales bacterium carries:
- the rpmI gene encoding 50S ribosomal protein L35, encoding MPKVKTNSSAKKRFKVTGTGKITHQKSFKRHILTKKSTKRKRGMRIDGTVHKSNLDFVKRLLRLK
- the thrS gene encoding threonine--tRNA ligase, translating into MINITLPDGSVRQYEQGVSALDVAKSISEGLARKVLAAQINGEVWDATRPISADASLRLLTWDDKEGKSTFWHSSAHLMAEAVEATFPGVKFWVGPATENPQGFYYDMDLGDRKLTEEDLSKLEKKMAELARQNNPYVRKEVPKTEAIGYFTDKADPYKLDLLANLDDGAITFYTQGQFTDLCRGPHIPHTGFIKAIKLTNIAGAYWKGDEKNKQLTRLYGVTFPAQKDLDEHLRLLEEARKRDHRKLGKELGIYTMDDDVGPGLIMWMPNGTVIIEELEKLAKETESEAGYKRVVTPHIAKESMYLTSGHLPYYADSMYPPMEMEGEKYYLKSMNCPHHHKIFAAEPKSYRDLPYRIAEYGTVYRYEQSGELFGLMRVRCLHMNDAHIYCTKEQFFDEFRAVNDMYLKYFKIFGIDKYVMRLSLHSPEKLGVKYVNEPELWKETEALVRDVLIKSNIPYVEVQDEAAFYGPKIDVQIYSVIGREFTLATNQVDFSQGRSFKLEYTTQDNNAETPLIIHRAPLGTHERFIGFLLEHYAGKLPVWLSPLQVRILPISDKFQDYCKTVFQQLKKADIRVEIDDRNEKIGKKIRDTEMMRVPYMLVLGEKEASEGKVSVRKQGQEGKGDLGTMDLASFINMIGEEIRERKGE
- a CDS encoding arginine decarboxylase — protein: MNNTYHDLVQQTFDFPQDGFEVKDGYLEFNGVDIKGLIDKYGTPLKLSYLPKIGMQIKKAKQMFDNAIKKHRYEGKYFYCYCTKSSHFSFVVEEALKHDIHLETSYAYDIEIIKKLYDKKKITKDIHIICNGYKQKGYTRRIAQLLNSGFSNVIPVLDNKDELKEYAKSVRVPFKLGIRVAAEEEPTFPFYTSRLGIRAKDILEFYVDRIEGYESKFQLKMLHIFLNKGIKDDIYYWSELNKIINLYCQLKKICPELDSINIGGGFPIKHSLGFNYDYQFMINEIVRNIKVACKKAKVPMPNIFTEFGSYTVGESMAHIYSVIGEKVQNDRENWYMIDSSFITTLPDTWGIGERFLLLPINKWDSEYQRVVLGGITCDSHDYYDSEEHINEVFLPKVNNGEPLYLGFFHTGAYQDQISGYGGIKHCLIPSPKHIIVGQDKNGKLVDWVYAKEQTAQSMLKILGYV
- a CDS encoding BrxA/BrxB family bacilliredoxin, which encodes MYPEEIVIPMKEELTENGFSELLTPGEVDAQLGQNGTTLVMINSVCGCSAGTARPGVLMAVINGTKKPDHLTTTFAGFDVDAVKKLREHLLPYPPSSPSIALFKDGKLVHFIERHQIEGRPAQVIASNLMAAFEEHC
- a CDS encoding nuclear transport factor 2 family protein is translated as MKRFLLFLTSFLLIQSFSRAQSNPATAEDSVKAVVNQLFKGMKSADPEMIRSTFGDSAILQTIVRGREGVDVKNEKVVDFINSISSIPPGDADERIRFETIRIDGPLAIVWTPYQFYYKGQFSHCGVNSFQLVRIKGVWKIQYLIDTRRKQGCE
- the rplT gene encoding 50S ribosomal protein L20, giving the protein MPRSVNSAASKARRKKILKKAKGFYGKRKNVYTVAKNVVEKGMTYSYVGRKLKKRSYRQLWIARINAAVREEGLTYSEFINKLAKNGIELDRKVLADLAMNNPETFKALVAQVK
- the infC gene encoding translation initiation factor IF-3, translated to MAVSKGGFKPAGSGGFNRPKPGGGFNRGRFMPRKEAEHRINHFIRVPEVRLVGDNVEVGVYSIQEAMKIAQDQALDLVEISPTAVPPVCKVIDYNKFLYDKKKKEKEMKAKSKTSEVKEIRFTPNTDEHDFEFKSKHAEKFLKDGNKVKAYVQFKGRAIQFKDRGELLLLKFAERLAEVGALEHMPQMEGRRMHAIFVPKGKKKGDK
- a CDS encoding Hsp20/alpha crystallin family protein codes for the protein MTHVRFNNRPSLIDSIFQDLPVFFNETTSRITVPVNIRETADAYQLEVVAPGFEKADFKVNLEGNLLTISVEKTQENREEKLLRREYTFRNFKRSFTIDEQIDATSIQASYVNGILALNLPKKKEVKETSKAIVIN